Proteins from a genomic interval of Nitrospina gracilis Nb-211:
- the cysC gene encoding adenylyl-sulfate kinase: MDPAEPPPTSKKISRTEREQQYQQRGTILWFTGLSGAGKTTLSIALERALFERKALVTILDGDVVRSGLNKDLGFTAEDRKENIRRIGEIARLLSETGIIVIVAFISPFRADRDQIRASTETGRFIEIFVDCPLEVCEQRDTKGLYRKVRKGEIPNFTGISSPYEPPLNPEIHLRTDKQKLDQCVNAILSFMKNNCVFLR; the protein is encoded by the coding sequence GTGGACCCAGCCGAACCCCCTCCGACTTCCAAAAAGATCAGCCGCACGGAACGGGAGCAGCAATATCAGCAACGAGGCACCATTCTGTGGTTCACCGGCCTGTCCGGAGCCGGCAAGACGACGTTGTCGATCGCTCTGGAGCGAGCCCTGTTCGAGCGCAAGGCACTGGTGACCATCCTGGACGGGGACGTGGTGCGCAGCGGGCTCAACAAGGACCTCGGCTTTACCGCCGAAGACCGCAAGGAAAACATCCGCCGCATCGGCGAAATAGCGCGGTTGTTGTCCGAGACCGGGATTATAGTAATCGTCGCCTTTATCTCGCCGTTTCGCGCTGATCGTGATCAAATCCGAGCTTCGACCGAAACCGGACGGTTCATAGAAATCTTTGTAGACTGCCCATTGGAAGTTTGCGAGCAACGTGACACCAAAGGCCTGTACCGAAAAGTCCGGAAGGGAGAAATTCCAAATTTCACTGGTATCTCCTCCCCCTACGAACCGCCGTTGAATCCGGAGATTCACCTACGCACTGACAAACAGAAGCTTGACCAGTGCGTGAACGCCATTCTAAGCTTCATGAAGAACAATTGCGTCTTCCTCCGCTGA
- a CDS encoding glycosyltransferase family 2 protein, with the protein MPPSRMNELGATAVIIVNYNSGAYLKACLEALRAQSRPPDRVVVVDNASADDSLETAVHALPNAEWIRLDTNTGFAAANNRAVRRAADCRWVALLNPDTVPDPDWLAALHRAALQYPDFTFFASRLVQYDDPHNLDGTGDVLHVSGFAWRRDHGRPAPPRPRATGEVFSACAAAAMYDRNAFLDAGGFDEDYFAYHEDVDLAFRLRLRGHRCLYVADATVAHAGWGSTAKDSAFSTYHGHRNMVWTFFKNMPAPLLWKYLMSHLFYNVLIVVWFMLKGRGGVICKAKWHALRGLPGALRKRRAIQRAVCVLPRQIADGLCKTCMAPANRFRKQG; encoded by the coding sequence TTGCCTCCTTCCCGTATGAATGAGCTCGGCGCCACGGCGGTCATCATCGTCAACTACAACAGCGGGGCGTATCTGAAAGCCTGCCTGGAGGCCCTGCGGGCGCAGTCGCGGCCTCCGGACCGCGTCGTGGTCGTGGACAACGCCAGCGCCGACGACTCCCTGGAAACGGCCGTCCACGCCCTCCCCAACGCGGAGTGGATCCGTCTGGACACCAACACCGGCTTTGCCGCCGCCAACAACCGCGCCGTCCGCCGCGCCGCCGACTGCCGCTGGGTGGCCCTGCTCAACCCGGACACCGTCCCGGACCCGGACTGGCTCGCCGCCCTGCACCGTGCCGCCCTGCAGTATCCCGATTTCACCTTCTTCGCCAGCCGCCTCGTGCAGTACGACGATCCGCATAACCTCGACGGCACCGGAGACGTCCTGCACGTCAGCGGATTCGCCTGGCGGCGCGACCACGGCCGCCCCGCCCCGCCCCGTCCGCGCGCCACCGGCGAGGTGTTCTCCGCCTGCGCCGCCGCGGCGATGTACGATCGAAACGCCTTCCTCGACGCCGGGGGATTCGACGAGGATTACTTCGCGTATCACGAGGATGTGGATCTCGCGTTCCGCCTGCGCCTGCGCGGCCACCGGTGCCTGTACGTCGCCGACGCCACCGTGGCGCACGCCGGGTGGGGGAGCACCGCGAAAGACAGCGCGTTTTCCACCTACCACGGCCATCGCAACATGGTGTGGACCTTTTTCAAAAACATGCCCGCGCCCCTGCTGTGGAAATATCTGATGTCCCATCTCTTCTATAATGTCCTCATTGTGGTCTGGTTCATGCTGAAAGGCCGGGGTGGCGTGATTTGCAAAGCCAAGTGGCATGCGTTGCGCGGATTGCCCGGCGCATTGCGCAAACGCCGGGCCATCCAGCGCGCCGTCTGCGTTCTGCCACGGCAGATTGCGGACGGGTTGTGCAAAACGTGTATGGCCCCCGCCAACCGCTTCCGCAAACAGGGATGA
- a CDS encoding outer membrane protein → MQHKKAVLWMVFGALACPAAGWSDQAALFETQLTEPGVYVAAFGGMSFQSDSNVNLDAPGGTLGTLKFDTGSLFGGAVGYQFENPFRIEAELAHRGYDVGRVKSAGTVVPAGGDVSILSLMVNAYHDLTYDQWKPYLGIGLGVADVAWNDVTSALTPPIDHSDYVFAVQLLAGVGYELTPLITATAGYRLFGTSDPKFTARNGTVVTGKIIASEFILGLRYRF, encoded by the coding sequence ATGCAACATAAAAAGGCTGTGTTGTGGATGGTATTCGGCGCGCTGGCCTGTCCCGCCGCCGGTTGGAGCGACCAGGCGGCGCTGTTCGAAACCCAGCTCACCGAGCCGGGCGTGTACGTCGCCGCGTTCGGCGGGATGTCGTTCCAGTCCGATTCGAACGTGAATCTGGATGCGCCGGGCGGTACGCTGGGCACGCTCAAATTCGACACCGGCTCCCTGTTCGGCGGCGCGGTGGGGTATCAGTTCGAAAACCCGTTCCGCATCGAAGCGGAGCTGGCGCACCGCGGGTATGATGTCGGGCGGGTGAAAAGCGCGGGCACGGTGGTCCCGGCCGGCGGCGACGTCTCCATCCTGAGCCTGATGGTCAACGCCTATCACGATCTGACCTATGACCAGTGGAAACCGTATTTAGGCATTGGCCTCGGCGTAGCGGACGTTGCGTGGAACGATGTGACCAGTGCGTTGACGCCGCCGATTGATCACAGCGACTACGTCTTCGCAGTTCAACTTCTTGCGGGCGTCGGTTATGAATTGACGCCTTTAATCACCGCTACAGCCGGGTACCGCCTGTTCGGCACCTCCGACCCCAAGTTCACAGCGCGCAACGGGACTGTCGTCACGGGTAAAATCATCGCCAGCGAATTCATTCTGGGTCTGCGCTACCGTTTTTAA
- a CDS encoding glycine cleavage system protein R, with protein MLTLVGRDGPGIVAAVSRVLYESGGNIGEASMARLGGNFSMMLMVRCPLELKELKARLQPAIQPWNLMMHLDAIDADLHHHVEPDVKISIYGADRAGIVATATGALAEAGLNILNLETDVGGTEAEPIFIMHIEGVAEHGLPPLQKACEALSRDQQVETHLSPIDTLMG; from the coding sequence ATGCTTACTTTGGTAGGACGGGATGGGCCGGGCATCGTCGCCGCCGTCAGCCGGGTTTTGTATGAAAGCGGCGGCAACATCGGCGAGGCCAGCATGGCGCGCCTGGGTGGCAACTTTTCCATGATGCTCATGGTGCGGTGTCCGCTGGAGTTGAAAGAACTGAAAGCACGCCTGCAACCCGCCATCCAGCCGTGGAACCTGATGATGCACCTCGACGCCATCGACGCCGATCTGCACCATCACGTCGAGCCGGACGTGAAGATCAGCATTTACGGCGCGGACCGCGCGGGCATCGTCGCCACCGCAACCGGTGCGCTGGCGGAAGCGGGGCTCAACATCCTCAACCTGGAAACTGACGTCGGCGGCACCGAAGCCGAGCCCATCTTCATCATGCACATCGAGGGCGTGGCGGAACACGGCCTGCCACCGCTGCAGAAAGCCTGCGAAGCCTTGTCCCGCGATCAGCAGGTGGAAACCCACCTGTCGCCGATCGACACGCTGATGGGATGA
- a CDS encoding terminase small subunit, protein MKNKGLTAKQKRFVEEYLIDLNATQAAIRAGYSRKTANVQGSQNLTKLSIHTEIQRGLYERSKRLEARRERLLNELASIAFTNISDVCSWGPDGIKLIPMEELTPEQKVGISQITFSFDKNAQVTGVKMHNKLRALHLLAKHMGIYPKNRKRP, encoded by the coding sequence ATGAAAAATAAAGGGCTTACTGCAAAGCAAAAACGATTTGTAGAAGAATATTTAATAGATTTGAATGCGACTCAGGCAGCCATTAGAGCCGGATATTCCCGAAAAACGGCCAATGTTCAAGGGTCTCAGAACTTAACAAAACTTAGTATTCACACAGAAATTCAAAGGGGGCTCTATGAGCGCTCAAAACGATTGGAAGCGCGCCGCGAACGACTTCTCAATGAGCTTGCCAGCATCGCTTTCACAAACATCTCGGATGTTTGCAGTTGGGGGCCAGACGGCATTAAGCTAATACCTATGGAAGAACTGACACCAGAACAAAAAGTGGGTATTTCTCAAATCACTTTTTCATTCGATAAAAATGCTCAGGTGACTGGCGTTAAAATGCACAATAAGCTCCGGGCTCTACATTTGTTGGCAAAGCATATGGGTATTTATCCCAAAAACCGAAAACGCCCTTAG
- a CDS encoding class I SAM-dependent methyltransferase produces MVNLPLPPREMRWGGPRYLDDANYIKSGIQNAQMLESICGIGPDSRILDVGCGQARLLRGLLSYFGSIQRYVGIDVHEPSIRWLQSNIAPLTPFAEFYHVPFQNARYNPHGTRTLDFGIPEKFDCIVLISVFSHMHLADITLYLDFINKAVANDGKVYLTLFVEDDVAEEEENPDGYYKKWSGALHCVRLNRQEFERRIRQSGFQVELFRYRNANDGQSSYLLGLKDDDFIPS; encoded by the coding sequence ATGGTGAATTTGCCTTTGCCGCCTCGAGAAATGCGTTGGGGTGGGCCTCGGTATCTTGATGATGCCAATTATATCAAGTCAGGTATACAGAATGCGCAAATGCTCGAAAGCATCTGCGGAATCGGACCTGATAGTCGTATTCTGGATGTAGGTTGTGGCCAGGCTCGCTTGCTCAGGGGCCTTCTTTCCTACTTTGGGAGTATTCAGCGCTATGTTGGTATCGATGTTCATGAACCATCTATTCGTTGGTTGCAATCGAATATCGCTCCCTTAACGCCATTTGCGGAGTTTTATCATGTGCCGTTTCAAAACGCGCGTTACAATCCGCATGGTACTCGGACGCTGGATTTTGGTATCCCTGAAAAATTTGACTGCATTGTCTTGATTTCTGTATTCAGCCATATGCACTTAGCCGATATCACCTTATACCTTGATTTCATAAATAAAGCCGTTGCTAACGATGGGAAGGTGTACCTCACCCTTTTTGTGGAAGATGACGTTGCAGAAGAAGAGGAAAACCCCGATGGATATTATAAAAAATGGTCGGGTGCATTACATTGTGTTCGGCTTAATCGTCAGGAGTTTGAAAGGCGTATACGCCAATCAGGTTTCCAAGTCGAATTGTTCCGCTATCGCAATGCTAATGATGGGCAATCTTCATATTTACTTGGCTTGAAGGATGATGATTTTATTCCCAGTTAA
- a CDS encoding nucleotide sugar dehydrogenase: MLEDTIKNKEARIGVVGLGYVGLPVLLAFGKNGFPVLGLDVDGDKVEQLNCGRSYIHHIPEEEIRSLLETGRFQATTDFSCASGLSAVLICVPTPLTQHREPDMRYIVATARALSPHLTANQLIVLESTTYPGTTRDVLIPELESQTVLRANRDFWVAYSPEREDPNNREFNVSNVPKVIGADHPAGLRLTETLYGAITQTTVPIGDTRVAEAAKLMENVFRSVNIALVNELKVIFDRMGIDIWQVIEVAKTKPFGYMPFFPGPGLGGHCIPIDPFYLSWKAKEYGIVTRFIELAGEINVSMPNYVMEKIQSALNQHSKSVRGSRIFVLGVAYKKDVDDDRESVSFKIMEMIEEQGGSVDFHDPYIAVIGDKKEYPHFTGKKRTPLEEMGQYDLTVILTDHSAYDYDFIVRESRMVVDTRNACRYIQSDKIIKA; encoded by the coding sequence ATGCTTGAAGACACAATTAAAAACAAGGAGGCCCGGATCGGCGTTGTCGGCTTGGGGTATGTGGGGCTCCCGGTGCTCTTGGCGTTCGGCAAAAACGGCTTCCCCGTTCTGGGTCTGGATGTGGATGGAGACAAGGTCGAGCAATTGAATTGCGGCCGGAGTTACATCCATCACATACCGGAGGAAGAGATCCGGTCTCTACTGGAGACTGGCCGGTTTCAGGCGACAACGGACTTTTCCTGCGCCTCGGGGCTGTCTGCGGTCCTGATCTGCGTCCCGACGCCCTTGACCCAGCACAGGGAGCCGGACATGCGCTACATCGTGGCGACGGCGCGCGCGCTCTCGCCCCACCTGACAGCTAATCAATTGATCGTCCTGGAATCCACCACCTACCCGGGAACGACGCGCGATGTCCTAATTCCGGAACTGGAATCGCAAACTGTTTTGCGGGCGAACCGGGATTTCTGGGTGGCCTATTCGCCGGAACGGGAAGACCCCAACAACCGGGAGTTCAACGTGAGCAATGTTCCCAAGGTGATCGGCGCGGACCACCCTGCCGGTTTGCGGTTGACGGAAACGCTTTACGGTGCGATCACGCAAACCACGGTCCCTATCGGCGATACGCGCGTGGCGGAAGCGGCCAAGCTGATGGAGAATGTGTTCCGGTCCGTCAATATCGCCCTCGTTAATGAACTGAAGGTGATCTTCGACCGCATGGGCATCGACATCTGGCAGGTGATCGAGGTTGCGAAAACCAAGCCTTTCGGGTATATGCCGTTTTTCCCGGGGCCGGGGCTGGGCGGGCACTGCATCCCCATCGATCCCTTTTACCTGAGCTGGAAAGCGAAGGAATACGGCATTGTTACGCGCTTCATCGAGCTGGCCGGGGAGATCAACGTCTCCATGCCCAATTATGTGATGGAGAAAATTCAATCCGCGTTGAACCAGCACTCGAAGAGTGTGCGGGGAAGCCGCATTTTCGTTCTGGGAGTGGCCTATAAAAAGGATGTGGATGACGACCGGGAGTCGGTGAGTTTTAAAATCATGGAAATGATTGAGGAACAAGGCGGCTCCGTGGATTTCCACGATCCCTATATTGCTGTGATCGGCGATAAGAAGGAGTACCCCCACTTCACCGGCAAAAAGAGAACGCCGCTTGAGGAAATGGGACAGTATGATCTCACAGTGATTCTCACCGACCACTCCGCGTATGACTACGATTTCATCGTAAGGGAATCCCGCATGGTGGTCGATACCCGCAACGCATGCAGGTACATTCAATCCGACAAAATCATAAAGGCCTGA
- a CDS encoding GDP-mannose 4,6-dehydratase, protein MKTYMVTGGVGFIGGNCALALMQQPDTRVVTLDTLTYAGNLNKVASVIDDSRHVFVHGAIRDRDLVNQVFAEHQPEAVLNFVAELHLDRSIDAPDDFIQTNVVGTFELLEATSTRAIDWDSTNREAL, encoded by the coding sequence ATGAAAACATACATGGTCACCGGTGGCGTGGGATTCATCGGCGGCAACTGCGCGCTGGCGCTGATGCAACAACCCGACACACGTGTGGTCACCCTCGATACGTTGACCTACGCCGGCAATTTGAATAAGGTGGCGTCCGTCATAGACGATTCGCGCCATGTGTTTGTGCACGGCGCCATTCGCGACCGAGACCTCGTCAATCAGGTATTCGCCGAACACCAGCCCGAGGCAGTGCTGAACTTTGTCGCCGAGCTACACTTGGACCGCTCCATCGACGCCCCCGACGATTTCATCCAAACCAATGTAGTTGGCACCTTCGAACTTTTGGAAGCGACAAGTACCAGGGCGATCGATTGGGACTCCACAAACCGTGAGGCCTTATAA
- a CDS encoding methyltransferase domain-containing protein, which produces MDTMKLDDFDFIDFGSSKGGCIEFAKARLGGVRGLGIDIDPKKVKAMRDNGYDCLRDDITASGLSSKSVRFVMMSHILEHLPSLESVQEVISEAARLARDFLFIQGPYFDADNLLEKLGFRFFWSKWTGHRCHLTTSQLRDVLLRLQLSDHWMFVRQPVVDSSDPSIHPLGSPVNSLEYNPEIHPPKPLCTFSPPVFKEMVCYVRLRPMPKEAWEEILRARRGCQPLDTDASDKGL; this is translated from the coding sequence ATGGATACGATGAAGCTGGACGATTTCGATTTTATCGACTTCGGTTCATCAAAGGGCGGGTGCATAGAGTTCGCCAAGGCGCGGCTTGGAGGTGTTCGCGGTTTAGGGATCGATATCGATCCCAAAAAGGTCAAGGCGATGAGAGACAATGGATACGATTGCCTGCGTGACGACATCACCGCATCGGGGCTTTCCTCTAAGTCGGTTCGCTTCGTCATGATGAGCCACATTCTTGAACACCTCCCAAGTTTGGAGTCGGTTCAGGAAGTGATTTCCGAAGCCGCCCGTTTGGCACGCGATTTTCTTTTCATTCAAGGGCCTTATTTTGACGCGGACAACCTGCTTGAAAAACTCGGGTTTCGCTTTTTTTGGTCAAAATGGACCGGACACCGCTGTCATCTCACAACATCGCAACTGCGCGACGTCCTTCTGCGTTTACAGCTCTCGGACCATTGGATGTTTGTGCGTCAGCCAGTGGTGGATTCCAGTGATCCCTCTATTCATCCCCTTGGGTCGCCGGTCAATTCGCTGGAGTACAACCCGGAGATTCATCCTCCCAAGCCCCTTTGCACGTTTTCGCCTCCCGTGTTTAAGGAAATGGTCTGTTACGTGCGCTTGCGCCCCATGCCGAAGGAAGCTTGGGAGGAAATTCTACGCGCCCGGCGCGGCTGTCAGCCACTCGATACCGACGCATCGGATAAAGGTCTTTAA
- the def gene encoding peptide deformylase has product MAVLQVLTYPNALLKQISKPVAEVNDEVRAFIRDLEETMRAGPPSVGIAAPQVGRLERIVLIDVSAKPDIQHHGRVVLINPEVVQRSGKTKGREGCLSVPDFIGNVVRARKVTLRALDEAGEEHMYEMEGYEARAAQHEIDHLDGTLFLDRLVSRRHDLFPRTLKQDSSPPS; this is encoded by the coding sequence ATGGCTGTTCTGCAAGTCCTGACTTATCCCAACGCCCTGCTGAAACAAATCTCAAAACCGGTGGCCGAAGTGAACGACGAAGTGCGAGCCTTCATTCGCGACCTGGAGGAAACCATGCGCGCCGGACCGCCTTCGGTGGGCATCGCCGCGCCGCAGGTGGGGCGGCTGGAACGCATCGTGCTCATCGATGTGTCGGCGAAGCCGGATATCCAGCATCACGGCCGCGTGGTGCTGATCAACCCCGAAGTCGTTCAGCGGTCCGGAAAAACCAAGGGGCGCGAGGGGTGCCTGTCGGTTCCCGACTTCATCGGCAACGTGGTGCGCGCCAGGAAGGTGACCCTCCGCGCGCTGGACGAGGCGGGCGAAGAACACATGTATGAGATGGAAGGCTACGAAGCCCGCGCGGCGCAACACGAAATCGATCACCTCGACGGCACACTGTTCCTCGACCGCCTCGTCAGCCGCCGCCACGATCTGTTTCCGCGCACACTGAAACAAGACTCCTCTCCCCCAAGCTGA
- a CDS encoding ArnT family glycosyltransferase — MQYKLGRNQAKPIIAFLIILLCARVVGAVMIPIMDDTEARYAEIARKMVTGGHWIVPQFDNGVPFWGKPPLAFWLSAGGIALFGAGEFGPRAPILVLSAILLFLFWRFVKECEDTATAHFATVLLATSAVFLVSAGAVMTDLVLLLTLFVMMSTCWRFSRDGGVRNGLWMFAALGAGLITKGLMILAVGGLPIAVWLTLTKKWKSFCGRLPWVSGLALAGVIAVPWYVAAEMKTPGFLHYFFIGEHFSRFLEPGWEGDRYGWARGQPFGMIWVFYLIGLAPWSVLAPAYLFFKRHGPDGLRGALQEERREFVLFLLCWVLVPAMFLTFARNIIWTYSLPAAPAAALLLAIALKGSWNAESSAPDPLPMAMMAAGVILGAVFVAGGFVLQNPKWVSQVTYQPFVEKFKTLCPDKTCRLWCFGERIHSAEYYLRGQTKRIEQISPFFRDKNRARHFFIGLRTVVNRLPPREMAQLEPVQRYGKVGLWRLKPKAD; from the coding sequence ATGCAATATAAGCTCGGTCGGAACCAGGCAAAGCCGATAATTGCTTTTTTGATCATTCTTTTGTGTGCACGGGTCGTGGGCGCTGTGATGATACCCATCATGGACGACACGGAAGCGCGCTATGCGGAGATCGCACGCAAAATGGTGACAGGCGGCCACTGGATCGTCCCGCAGTTCGATAACGGCGTGCCGTTCTGGGGAAAACCGCCCCTGGCCTTCTGGCTGTCGGCGGGAGGCATTGCGCTGTTCGGCGCAGGCGAGTTCGGTCCCCGCGCACCGATCCTTGTTCTCTCCGCCATTCTGCTTTTTCTTTTCTGGCGCTTCGTGAAGGAATGCGAAGACACCGCCACTGCGCACTTCGCCACCGTTCTGCTTGCAACCAGCGCCGTGTTTCTGGTGTCGGCCGGGGCGGTGATGACCGACTTGGTTCTCCTGCTCACGCTGTTCGTCATGATGAGCACCTGCTGGCGGTTCAGCCGTGACGGCGGCGTCCGAAACGGACTCTGGATGTTCGCCGCGTTGGGCGCGGGCCTGATTACCAAGGGACTGATGATCCTCGCGGTGGGCGGGCTGCCGATTGCGGTGTGGCTGACGCTCACTAAAAAATGGAAATCGTTTTGCGGGCGTCTGCCGTGGGTGAGCGGACTTGCCCTCGCAGGCGTCATCGCCGTGCCGTGGTATGTCGCGGCGGAGATGAAAACGCCGGGCTTCCTTCACTACTTTTTCATCGGCGAACATTTCAGCCGGTTTTTGGAACCGGGGTGGGAAGGCGACCGTTATGGCTGGGCGCGCGGCCAGCCCTTCGGCATGATCTGGGTATTTTATCTGATCGGCCTGGCGCCGTGGAGCGTGCTAGCTCCTGCTTACCTGTTCTTCAAACGCCACGGTCCGGACGGGTTGCGCGGCGCACTGCAAGAGGAACGCCGCGAATTCGTCCTCTTCCTGCTTTGCTGGGTGCTGGTGCCGGCGATGTTTCTAACGTTTGCGCGCAACATCATCTGGACTTATTCCCTTCCCGCCGCGCCGGCGGCGGCCCTTTTGCTAGCGATAGCGCTTAAGGGTTCGTGGAACGCGGAATCGTCCGCGCCGGACCCTCTGCCGATGGCGATGATGGCGGCGGGCGTTATTCTGGGTGCGGTGTTCGTGGCCGGAGGATTCGTTCTGCAGAATCCGAAGTGGGTGTCGCAGGTGACATACCAGCCGTTCGTCGAAAAATTCAAAACGCTGTGTCCGGATAAAACGTGCCGCCTGTGGTGTTTCGGAGAACGCATCCATTCCGCCGAATATTATCTGCGCGGGCAAACCAAGCGCATCGAGCAGATTAGCCCGTTCTTTCGCGATAAAAACCGCGCGCGGCATTTCTTCATCGGACTGCGCACCGTAGTTAACCGCCTCCCACCGCGAGAGATGGCGCAGTTGGAACCGGTTCAACGATACGGCAAGGTGGGACTGTGGCGGTTGAAGCCGAAAGCGGATTGA
- the rfbA gene encoding glucose-1-phosphate thymidylyltransferase RfbA: MITKGIILAGGTGSRLYPLTLAVSKQLLPLYDKPMIYYPLSTLMLAGIHEILLITTPQDQPQFKNLLKDGNQWGLHIEYAVQPEPKGLAQAFVIGKDFIGRDGCSLILGDNFYYGHGFIEMVRQAAKQEKGATVFGYWVRNPQDYGVVEFDADGRAVSLEEKPKQPRSHYAITGLYFYDNQVVDIAQSLKPSTRGELEITDINKHYLKQQALQVQIMGRGFAWLDTGSHEALLEANTFVETIERRQGLKIACPEEIAFQNGWIDTAQLQHLAALYGSNGYGDYLLSLPPPLIPRNK; this comes from the coding sequence ATGATCACTAAAGGCATCATTCTGGCGGGTGGCACCGGATCGCGCCTGTATCCTTTGACGCTTGCCGTCAGCAAGCAACTGTTGCCCTTGTACGACAAACCGATGATCTATTACCCGCTGTCCACATTGATGCTGGCGGGCATCCACGAAATCCTCCTCATCACCACACCGCAGGACCAGCCACAATTCAAAAACCTGCTGAAAGACGGCAACCAGTGGGGTCTCCACATTGAGTACGCGGTGCAGCCGGAACCGAAAGGACTGGCGCAGGCATTTGTCATCGGCAAGGACTTCATCGGCCGCGACGGATGTAGCCTGATCCTCGGCGACAATTTTTATTACGGACATGGATTTATAGAAATGGTAAGGCAAGCAGCAAAACAGGAAAAAGGAGCTACAGTATTCGGTTACTGGGTGCGTAACCCGCAGGATTACGGCGTGGTGGAATTCGACGCCGACGGCCGCGCAGTTAGCCTAGAAGAAAAACCGAAACAGCCGCGTTCGCATTATGCCATCACCGGACTTTACTTTTATGACAACCAGGTGGTAGACATCGCCCAAAGCCTCAAACCCTCGACGCGAGGCGAGCTGGAGATCACCGACATCAATAAACATTACTTGAAGCAGCAGGCGCTCCAGGTGCAGATCATGGGACGCGGTTTTGCTTGGCTTGATACCGGTTCGCACGAAGCCTTGCTGGAAGCCAATACCTTCGTCGAAACCATTGAACGCAGGCAGGGATTGAAGATCGCCTGCCCGGAAGAGATTGCGTTCCAGAACGGTTGGATCGATACGGCGCAACTGCAACACCTCGCTGCCCTGTATGGCAGCAACGGTTACGGCGACTACCTGCTCAGCCTGCCCCCGCCTTTAATACCTCGAAATAAATGA
- a CDS encoding MraY family glycosyltransferase, with protein sequence MSINFPISLETHLLAFAGTLGLSLLLTWWVTRFLKGTHPLAEFLLTRSRAHKDKEEVSPFGGLAVIASFLFVLWACLYLGSMHNQYMTSFLLLTVGVLAMILLGFVDDLVNLKARFKLCVQVLIALFLVLNGMTANQVGVFDWAWLGAAWTLLWIAGITNGFNLVDGQDGLSGGLAFLTGMFAAMVFWDREIYEASFLAALLAGSVLGFLFFNFPPAKIYLGNTGSLPLGLMVSLVFVSVWARGFQDEVYFILPISMLVVPISDTVFAFFRRIFKGESPFARDADHLHHRLVKLGFTARQSISILFGATLYFDLITLIYTRNIDRIPFFTLLFLLFLILNVSLLILTLIHFEYTRNGDRLFIRRLVASPYPLIAGLVILNVGFFVGTW encoded by the coding sequence ATGTCCATCAATTTTCCGATATCTCTTGAAACGCATCTGCTGGCATTTGCCGGAACACTGGGGCTGTCCCTGCTTCTCACCTGGTGGGTGACGCGGTTCCTGAAAGGCACCCATCCCCTCGCGGAATTCCTCCTCACGCGTTCCCGCGCACACAAGGATAAGGAAGAGGTCAGCCCCTTCGGCGGGCTGGCGGTGATCGCGTCCTTCCTGTTCGTGTTGTGGGCGTGCCTTTACCTCGGTTCCATGCACAATCAGTACATGACCTCGTTCCTGCTGTTGACCGTGGGCGTGCTGGCCATGATCCTCCTGGGATTCGTGGATGACCTGGTGAACCTGAAGGCGCGGTTCAAACTGTGCGTGCAGGTCCTCATCGCGCTGTTTCTGGTGCTCAACGGAATGACGGCCAACCAGGTGGGCGTTTTCGACTGGGCCTGGCTGGGCGCGGCGTGGACCCTGCTGTGGATCGCGGGCATCACCAACGGCTTCAACCTGGTGGACGGACAGGACGGCCTGTCCGGCGGGCTGGCCTTCCTCACCGGCATGTTCGCGGCGATGGTGTTCTGGGACCGGGAAATTTACGAGGCCTCGTTCCTCGCCGCCCTGCTGGCGGGCAGTGTGCTGGGCTTTCTCTTTTTCAATTTCCCACCCGCCAAGATCTACCTCGGCAACACCGGCAGTCTGCCGCTGGGCCTCATGGTGTCGCTCGTTTTCGTCAGCGTCTGGGCGCGCGGGTTTCAGGACGAGGTGTATTTCATCCTGCCCATCTCTATGCTGGTGGTGCCGATCAGCGATACGGTATTCGCATTCTTCCGCCGCATCTTTAAAGGCGAAAGTCCCTTCGCGCGCGATGCCGACCACCTGCACCACCGCCTGGTGAAACTCGGTTTCACCGCCCGGCAGTCCATCTCCATCCTGTTCGGCGCAACTCTGTATTTCGACCTGATCACGTTGATCTACACGCGCAACATCGACCGCATTCCATTTTTCACTCTTCTTTTTCTTCTGTTTCTGATATTGAATGTCAGTCTTCTGATCCTGACGCTGATTCATTTTGAATACACACGCAACGGCGACCGCCTGTTCATACGGCGGCTGGTGGCCAGTCCGTATCCACTGATCGCGGGCCTCGTGATATTGAACGTCGGGTTCTTCGTCGGAACCTGGTGA